In Selenomonas sp. TAMA-11512, a genomic segment contains:
- a CDS encoding DNA internalization-related competence protein ComEC/Rec2 — MKADFYALSFLNTCLLALGAGIFLIDYAVSRNMDLPSMLFLQGLLIALFLAAAAAVRLRHRAARYALIILCALLGAWRLLSVEILPAHDVSAYLGQEVQVTGTLLEAPRIRELPEGVSYRYTLEVGQAVVHGERKASAGRLYVSEFRKTGSEAKPVPEIGDILQAQGEIKPIHTYKNPGQIDFTRQAALHGVRGRLSARQGVDVTPADAHPVRRQIEHIRTFYAKLLAASMSEADAAAIFAMLFGGYEGVNPDLVEAFAVTGLIHILSVSGSHITLLAAVIAAFGRMLHMPVRMTTVLVLLAVGVYTALSGFAVPAVRSALMGGLACIALALERESDARRLLAILAIFLLLLEPRWLFDVSFLLSFAATGGLLYLAPVFHRRMTAWKTPRFISLAVSVTLAAQLAALPVMAWYFGRFSISAFLANIVLLPLVEIILMLALGAGILALCLPFLSKLVFAAASLLLGIVFEGTRFLSRLPYSEVHMAALPAWLTCVYYSLLSIPALPEEERSRLWAPLQKVRGRSLAGVLLMLFLGGILCTAYLKSDEMTVHFIDVGQGDAAVVVTPHGHAFMIDTGGTRDGLFDVGARVDVPYLRHHGVQRLDAIFLTHAHEDHAGGAGSVMKSIETGLLVTASEERREYAKSMQLPFSSALLDKRHVARTGERYAIDGVDIEVLYAPAAQSAAKRETGNELSTVIRVSYGDASFLFTGDLTAEQEAEVLRITSPRATVLKVAHHGSKTSSTDAFLKAAAPLYAVISVGANNTFGHPDPSVLERLETTGARVLRTDCDGAIRFATDGRMLRVKTYR, encoded by the coding sequence ATGAAGGCGGACTTTTATGCTCTGTCTTTTTTGAATACGTGCCTGCTCGCACTGGGTGCGGGCATTTTTCTTATCGATTACGCCGTATCCCGGAATATGGATTTGCCGTCGATGCTCTTTCTGCAGGGGCTGCTTATCGCGCTGTTTCTCGCGGCGGCGGCTGCGGTCCGGCTGCGTCATCGTGCTGCCCGATACGCGCTGATCATCCTGTGCGCACTGCTCGGCGCATGGCGGCTGCTCTCTGTCGAGATCCTGCCGGCGCATGATGTATCCGCTTATCTTGGACAGGAAGTGCAGGTCACGGGGACGCTCCTTGAGGCGCCGCGTATCCGGGAGCTGCCGGAGGGCGTGTCGTATCGCTATACGCTGGAGGTCGGGCAGGCTGTCGTGCATGGCGAGCGGAAGGCCTCCGCGGGGCGGCTCTACGTATCGGAGTTCCGCAAGACGGGAAGCGAGGCGAAGCCGGTTCCGGAGATCGGCGATATACTTCAAGCGCAGGGCGAGATAAAACCCATCCATACCTATAAGAATCCGGGACAGATCGACTTCACCCGCCAGGCGGCGCTGCATGGTGTCCGCGGACGACTGTCCGCGAGGCAGGGCGTCGATGTGACACCCGCCGATGCGCATCCCGTTCGGCGGCAGATAGAACATATCCGCACGTTCTATGCGAAGCTGCTCGCCGCAAGTATGAGTGAAGCGGATGCCGCCGCGATCTTCGCGATGCTCTTCGGCGGCTATGAAGGGGTCAATCCGGACTTGGTCGAGGCGTTTGCGGTGACGGGGCTCATTCACATCCTGTCGGTATCGGGCTCTCATATCACGCTCCTGGCGGCGGTCATCGCGGCGTTCGGCCGCATGCTGCACATGCCCGTTCGGATGACGACGGTCTTGGTCCTTCTCGCGGTCGGCGTCTATACGGCGCTGTCCGGCTTTGCGGTGCCTGCCGTGCGCTCGGCGCTCATGGGAGGTCTGGCGTGTATCGCTCTCGCTTTGGAGCGGGAGTCGGATGCGCGGCGCCTGCTGGCGATACTGGCGATCTTCCTGCTCCTGCTGGAGCCGCGCTGGCTGTTTGATGTGAGCTTTCTGCTGTCGTTCGCGGCGACCGGAGGGCTCCTGTATCTGGCACCCGTGTTTCATCGGCGGATGACGGCTTGGAAGACGCCTCGCTTCATCTCGCTTGCCGTCTCCGTGACGCTCGCGGCGCAGCTTGCCGCGCTTCCCGTGATGGCTTGGTATTTCGGCCGCTTTTCCATAAGTGCTTTCCTTGCCAATATCGTACTCTTGCCGCTCGTCGAGATCATTCTCATGTTGGCGCTGGGCGCGGGCATTCTCGCTCTTTGCCTGCCGTTCCTGTCAAAGCTTGTCTTTGCGGCGGCGAGTCTCCTGCTCGGGATCGTCTTCGAGGGGACACGGTTTCTGTCGCGGCTGCCCTACAGCGAGGTACATATGGCGGCATTGCCCGCCTGGCTGACATGCGTCTACTATTCCCTGCTCAGCATCCCCGCACTTCCCGAGGAGGAGCGGAGCAGGCTGTGGGCACCGCTGCAAAAGGTGAGGGGACGATCGCTTGCCGGCGTGCTGCTGATGCTGTTCCTTGGAGGAATCCTCTGCACGGCGTATTTAAAAAGCGATGAGATGACCGTGCACTTCATCGACGTGGGGCAGGGGGACGCCGCCGTTGTCGTAACGCCGCACGGGCACGCCTTCATGATCGATACGGGAGGAACGAGAGACGGTCTCTTTGATGTGGGAGCGCGGGTCGATGTGCCGTACCTGCGGCATCATGGCGTGCAGCGGCTCGATGCGATCTTTCTGACACACGCGCATGAAGATCACGCCGGCGGTGCGGGGAGCGTTATGAAGAGCATCGAGACGGGACTCCTTGTGACGGCGTCGGAGGAGCGCAGGGAGTACGCGAAGAGCATGCAGCTGCCCTTTTCGAGCGCGCTCCTGGATAAGCGGCACGTCGCCCGGACGGGGGAGCGCTATGCGATTGACGGTGTGGACATCGAGGTGCTCTACGCGCCTGCGGCGCAGTCGGCGGCCAAACGCGAAACGGGCAATGAGCTCTCCACGGTCATACGCGTATCCTATGGGGACGCATCCTTTCTCTTCACGGGGGATTTGACGGCGGAGCAGGAGGCGGAGGTTTTGCGGATAACGAGCCCGCGGGCGACAGTGCTGAAGGTCGCTCATCACGGCTCAAAGACGTCGTCGACGGATGCTTTTCTCAAGGCGGCGGCGCCTCTGTACGCGGTCATCAGTGTCGGCGCGAACAACACGTTCGGGCACCCGGACCCGTCGGTGCTTGAACGGCTTGAGACGACGGGCGCGCGCGTGCTGCGTACGGATTGTGACGGAGCGATACGGTTTGCGACAGACGGCAGGATGCTGCGCGTGAAAACGTATCGATGA
- a CDS encoding YkvA family protein, which translates to MWLRLFTLFKMFRRDFIVLLAAFKNPRTPRSVKIAFIAAMLYMISPIDIIPDSIPFLGVLDDAVILPTAIYGIRQMLSPRVRYEAEEQASVVERYMPHILIGVTVFLVLWLLILGYGAYSLIRWLIGALG; encoded by the coding sequence ATGTGGCTGCGCTTATTTACGCTGTTTAAGATGTTTCGCAGGGATTTCATCGTGCTGCTGGCGGCATTCAAAAATCCACGCACACCGAGAAGTGTCAAGATTGCCTTTATTGCGGCGATGCTCTACATGATCAGCCCCATAGATATCATCCCCGACTCCATACCGTTTTTGGGGGTTCTTGACGATGCGGTGATCCTGCCGACGGCGATCTACGGAATTCGGCAGATGCTCTCGCCCCGTGTGCGCTATGAGGCGGAGGAACAGGCTTCCGTCGTGGAGCGATACATGCCGCACATCCTGATCGGCGTCACGGTCTTTCTCGTCCTATGGCTCCTCATACTGGGATATGGAGCGTACTCCCTTATTCGCTGGCTGATCGGCGCTTTAGGCTGA
- a CDS encoding TRAP transporter permease encodes MTNTPSAEARTKAEEALKKYDRESNTIEHDGWIGKGITLVAIIFSLFQVYTALFGVLDAHIQRAVHLGFGLFLVYLLYPMRQSWSRKSLHTVDVIFAFLGAAAPLYIVASYESLVLRAGSTTNIDLVFGIIGLLLVIEAARRVVGMPMVTVVLLFLAYAFLGPYMPSLLAHRGLNLEQLVSHLFFTTEGVFGIPLGVSSTFIFLFILFGAYLEATGLGHFFIDIANAVAGWARGGPAKVAVLSSGLMGTVSGSSVANVAGTGSFTIPMMMKLGYNKNFAGAVEAAASTGGQLMPPVMGAAAFLMAEFVGVPYVEVVAAATIPALLYFTGIWIGVHLEARRSNLKGIPRNELPSAMNILKERGHLAIPLIVIVYLLVSGYTPMKAALWAIILSILAASLRASTRMSPREIIHGLELGAKNVLGVLVACAAAGIIIGVVTKTGVGLKLASALLQLSGGMLLPTLFFTMITSIILGMGVPTTANYVITSTIAAPALIQMGVPILAAHMFVFYFGIIADVTPPVALAAFAGSAISGGNPLRTGVNASKLAIAAFIIPYIFVLSPQILMINPTPLGVAHILITALIGMIGISASLIGCLLVPTTMLERVLLFFGGLLLVHSGLTTDIIGFALLFFGILSQYKTRKKLPQA; translated from the coding sequence ATGACAAATACCCCCTCCGCGGAGGCACGAACCAAAGCGGAAGAAGCACTCAAGAAATATGACCGTGAATCAAACACCATCGAGCATGATGGCTGGATTGGCAAAGGCATTACACTCGTCGCTATCATCTTTTCTCTCTTTCAGGTTTACACCGCTCTCTTCGGCGTCCTTGACGCGCATATACAGCGCGCTGTTCACCTCGGTTTCGGTCTCTTCCTCGTCTACCTCCTCTATCCCATGCGGCAGTCGTGGTCGCGGAAAAGTCTCCATACCGTTGATGTCATCTTCGCCTTTCTCGGCGCCGCGGCTCCGCTCTACATCGTGGCAAGCTATGAGAGCCTCGTCCTCCGCGCAGGCTCAACGACGAATATCGATCTCGTCTTCGGCATCATCGGACTCCTTCTCGTCATCGAAGCGGCACGCCGCGTTGTCGGCATGCCGATGGTCACGGTCGTCCTCCTCTTCCTCGCTTACGCTTTTCTCGGGCCCTATATGCCGAGCCTCCTTGCGCATCGAGGCCTCAACCTGGAGCAACTCGTATCGCATCTTTTCTTTACAACAGAGGGTGTCTTCGGCATTCCTCTCGGTGTCTCTTCCACATTTATCTTCCTCTTTATCCTCTTCGGCGCTTACCTTGAGGCGACGGGACTCGGTCACTTCTTTATCGACATTGCCAATGCAGTCGCCGGCTGGGCGCGCGGCGGTCCCGCCAAGGTCGCCGTCCTCTCCTCGGGGCTCATGGGCACCGTCTCCGGCAGCTCCGTCGCGAATGTCGCCGGTACAGGCTCCTTCACCATTCCCATGATGATGAAGCTCGGCTACAACAAGAACTTTGCCGGCGCTGTCGAAGCCGCGGCTTCCACGGGCGGTCAGCTCATGCCGCCCGTCATGGGTGCCGCTGCATTTCTCATGGCGGAGTTTGTCGGCGTTCCCTATGTCGAGGTTGTCGCCGCGGCTACGATTCCGGCCCTTCTCTACTTCACCGGCATCTGGATCGGCGTTCACCTCGAGGCGCGCCGCAGCAATCTAAAAGGCATTCCGAGAAACGAGCTTCCCTCCGCGATGAACATCCTAAAGGAGCGCGGTCATCTTGCCATTCCTCTCATCGTCATCGTCTACCTCCTTGTCTCCGGCTACACGCCGATGAAAGCCGCGCTTTGGGCAATCATTCTTTCCATCCTTGCCGCTTCGCTTCGCGCTTCGACGCGCATGTCGCCAAGAGAGATCATCCACGGTCTGGAGCTCGGCGCAAAGAATGTTCTCGGCGTCCTCGTCGCCTGTGCCGCTGCGGGCATCATCATCGGCGTCGTCACAAAGACAGGCGTCGGCCTGAAGCTTGCCTCCGCACTCCTGCAGCTTTCCGGAGGCATGCTCCTTCCCACGCTCTTCTTCACGATGATCACCTCCATCATCCTCGGTATGGGTGTCCCGACAACGGCGAACTACGTCATCACCTCGACGATCGCGGCACCGGCTCTCATTCAGATGGGGGTTCCCATCCTTGCGGCGCACATGTTTGTCTTCTACTTCGGCATCATTGCGGACGTCACGCCGCCTGTCGCCCTCGCAGCCTTTGCCGGTTCCGCGATTTCCGGCGGCAATCCTCTTCGTACGGGTGTCAACGCCTCCAAGCTCGCCATCGCGGCGTTCATCATCCCCTATATCTTCGTCCTGTCACCGCAGATTCTGATGATCAACCCGACACCTCTCGGCGTTGCCCACATTCTTATCACCGCGCTGATCGGCATGATCGGGATCAGCGCCTCCCTGATCGGCTGCCTCCTCGTGCCGACGACGATGCTCGAGAGAGTCCTTCTCTTCTTCGGAGGTCTTCTCCTCGTCCACTCGGGGCTCACGACCGACATCATCGGCTTTGCGCTTCTTTTCTTCGGCATACTCTCCCAGTACAAGACGCGGAAAAAGCTTCCTCAAGCATGA
- a CDS encoding DUF1850 domain-containing protein encodes MDFLLLLAWLWLLFSQPVIAVLGEEGIIAIRPAGKNTSIDIAFIHSVQRTKVSEHLIVNERLDGFCLNETEYSSFGFGLPFLTSDGSFSITEQGFSLRDMNRPIPHLSLRPGVGTELTLCIDSERYPLYRLVPLGSRVDVKILKGYEVLLY; translated from the coding sequence ATGGATTTTCTCCTTCTCCTGGCTTGGCTGTGGCTGCTCTTCAGTCAGCCGGTCATAGCCGTGCTGGGCGAGGAGGGAATCATCGCAATCCGTCCCGCCGGAAAAAACACCTCGATCGATATTGCGTTCATTCACTCCGTGCAGCGGACAAAGGTTTCAGAGCACCTCATCGTCAACGAACGTCTCGACGGGTTTTGCTTAAATGAGACGGAATACTCCTCTTTCGGATTTGGGCTGCCGTTCCTCACGAGCGACGGCTCATTTTCCATTACGGAGCAGGGATTTTCCTTAAGAGACATGAATCGCCCGATTCCCCATCTTTCTCTGCGCCCCGGCGTGGGGACAGAGCTGACGCTCTGCATTGACAGTGAACGGTATCCGCTGTACCGCCTTGTTCCCTTGGGAAGTCGAGTTGATGTGAAAATTCTGAAGGGGTACGAGGTACTGTTATACTAA
- a CDS encoding ComEA family DNA-binding protein, whose amino-acid sequence MPMPRKSMIVLLVLLFAAFAGVMYGLSAQEDALVAVSRDASNADGKAAVPAQERIVVYVTGGVRDPGVYEMASGSRVEALVRAAGGALETADLENINLAQSLKDGMQVRVPERIQERAPGAGDDAKGTGTHEDGRVNINTADEKQLDALPGIGPAMAQRILEYRRENGSFQSAEDLKKVRGIGDAKFEKLKDKVKL is encoded by the coding sequence ATGCCGATGCCGCGAAAGTCCATGATCGTATTGCTGGTGCTGCTTTTCGCCGCCTTTGCGGGGGTGATGTACGGGTTGTCCGCGCAGGAGGACGCGTTGGTCGCCGTTAGTCGGGACGCTTCGAACGCGGACGGAAAAGCGGCCGTGCCCGCGCAGGAGCGCATCGTCGTCTATGTGACCGGCGGCGTGCGTGACCCGGGCGTCTACGAGATGGCTTCCGGCAGCCGCGTCGAGGCTCTCGTCAGAGCCGCCGGCGGCGCGCTTGAGACGGCCGACCTCGAGAACATCAATCTCGCGCAGTCGCTCAAGGACGGGATGCAGGTGCGTGTGCCGGAGCGCATCCAAGAGCGTGCACCGGGAGCAGGCGATGATGCAAAGGGGACAGGCACACACGAGGACGGGCGTGTCAATATCAATACGGCCGATGAAAAGCAGCTCGATGCGCTTCCCGGCATCGGTCCCGCGATGGCGCAGCGGATTCTGGAATACCGCAGGGAGAACGGCTCCTTCCAATCGGCGGAGGATCTCAAAAAGGTGCGCGGCATCGGTGATGCCAAGTTTGAGAAGCTCAAGGACAAGGTCAAACTATGA
- a CDS encoding DNA methylase, with product MRRRAEDAGRAYAAIDLKSFYASVECMERGLDPLRTCLVVADASRTDKTICLAVSPALKAYRVPARPRLFEVRQILQEVNAARRYKAPGRKLEGASADSAELEKNPSLAADFVIAVPQMAKYMEISRRIYGIYLRHIAPEDIHAYSIDEVFIDLHPYLLSNRMTPHEMVVSLLREVVRETGITATAGIGTNLYLAKAAMDIMAKKMSADEDGVRIAELDEETYRRELWTHQPLTDFWRVGKGTARKLAENGLYTMGDIAATMLDSAPTGRDERMMFRLFGVNAELLIDHAWGVEPCTIADIKAYRSQDTSVVSGQVLQEPYTFDKARIVAREMAESVAIDLRAKGLVTKRIVLIVGYDAENLKGAADYQGEVKIDRYGRKVPKHARGTQNLSSYTALSNSLIEHVTRLYERITDRTLLVRRLTIAATQLRTGEEAEAVQREMDLFAEADGETADAAREEKEQRIDDAVLAIKQRFGKNSVLRGTNLLEGATQRDRNQMIGGHKA from the coding sequence ATGAGACGTCGAGCGGAGGATGCGGGACGCGCGTATGCGGCGATTGATCTGAAGTCCTTCTACGCGTCGGTGGAGTGCATGGAGCGCGGCCTCGATCCGCTGCGCACCTGCCTCGTGGTAGCGGATGCGTCAAGGACGGATAAGACCATCTGTCTCGCCGTCTCTCCCGCGCTGAAAGCCTATCGTGTGCCCGCCAGACCCCGGCTTTTTGAAGTCAGGCAAATCCTGCAGGAGGTCAATGCCGCAAGACGATACAAAGCGCCGGGGCGCAAGCTGGAAGGAGCCTCTGCGGACAGCGCCGAGCTCGAGAAGAATCCTTCCCTGGCGGCGGACTTCGTCATCGCCGTGCCGCAGATGGCAAAATACATGGAGATCAGCCGCAGGATCTACGGCATATACCTTCGGCACATCGCGCCGGAGGATATTCATGCGTATTCGATCGATGAGGTATTCATCGACCTGCATCCCTATCTCCTGTCCAATCGCATGACGCCGCATGAGATGGTCGTAAGCCTCCTTCGGGAGGTTGTCCGGGAGACGGGCATCACGGCGACGGCGGGCATCGGTACGAATCTGTATCTCGCCAAGGCGGCGATGGATATCATGGCGAAAAAGATGTCGGCCGATGAAGACGGTGTGCGCATTGCGGAGCTGGACGAGGAAACGTATCGGAGAGAGCTGTGGACGCATCAGCCGCTGACGGATTTCTGGCGCGTGGGCAAGGGGACGGCGAGAAAGCTGGCGGAGAACGGCTTGTACACGATGGGAGATATAGCCGCCACGATGCTGGACAGCGCTCCCACCGGCAGGGATGAACGCATGATGTTCCGCCTCTTCGGCGTCAATGCGGAGCTCCTCATCGACCACGCATGGGGCGTAGAGCCGTGTACGATAGCGGATATAAAAGCCTATCGCTCGCAGGATACGAGCGTGGTATCCGGGCAGGTGCTGCAGGAGCCGTATACATTTGACAAGGCGCGCATCGTCGCGCGGGAAATGGCGGAAAGCGTGGCGATCGACCTGCGGGCAAAGGGACTCGTCACGAAGCGGATCGTATTGATCGTGGGCTATGATGCGGAGAATCTCAAGGGAGCTGCCGATTATCAGGGCGAGGTCAAAATCGACCGTTACGGGCGAAAAGTGCCGAAGCACGCGCGCGGCACACAAAACCTCTCTTCCTATACGGCGCTCTCCAACAGCCTGATCGAGCATGTCACCCGCCTGTACGAGCGGATCACGGACAGGACGCTGCTCGTGCGCCGCCTGACCATAGCGGCGACGCAGCTCAGGACAGGCGAGGAAGCTGAAGCCGTGCAGCGGGAGATGGACTTGTTTGCCGAAGCGGACGGGGAAACGGCAGATGCGGCTCGCGAGGAGAAGGAGCAGAGAATCGACGATGCGGTGCTCGCCATCAAGCAGAGATTCGGAAAGAATTCCGTCCTGCGCGGAACGAACCTGCTGGAGGGAGCGACGCAGCGGGACAGAAATCAGATGATCGGAGGACATAAGGCGTGA
- a CDS encoding TAXI family TRAP transporter solute-binding subunit, with the protein MFFKNLKKRIAVGLSAALLLAAAAGCGSEGGGGGAANTFINIGTGGTAGTYYPIGGAMADILNKAIPNMNASAQSTGASVANINMLQSGDIDLAIIQNDIAFYAQNGSEMFEGKAYKGLRAIASLYPETCQIVTLADSGINSIADLKGKRVAVGATGSSVVANARQILEAYGLTYDDIQVQYLSFGEASNALRDGNIDAAFVTAGFPTAALQDISSQNQIRLLAVDADKADAMIAKYPYYTKTVIPANTYAGVTTDTPAVSVMAMLVATDKLDKSLSRDITKALFENLDALQAAHTAAKAISKEHAKDGLSIEMSEGAAEYLSK; encoded by the coding sequence ATGTTTTTCAAGAACCTAAAGAAGCGTATTGCCGTCGGTCTGTCCGCCGCACTGCTTCTCGCGGCCGCAGCCGGCTGCGGCTCGGAAGGCGGCGGCGGTGGTGCAGCCAATACCTTCATCAACATCGGTACGGGCGGCACAGCCGGCACATACTACCCGATCGGCGGAGCCATGGCGGATATCCTCAACAAGGCCATCCCGAATATGAACGCGAGCGCGCAGTCGACGGGAGCCTCGGTCGCCAACATCAACATGCTGCAGAGCGGCGATATCGACCTCGCCATCATTCAGAACGATATCGCGTTCTATGCGCAGAACGGCTCGGAGATGTTTGAGGGGAAGGCGTATAAGGGGCTTCGCGCCATTGCCAGCCTCTATCCGGAGACATGCCAGATCGTCACGCTTGCGGACAGCGGCATTAACAGCATTGCCGATCTCAAGGGCAAGCGCGTCGCCGTCGGCGCAACAGGCTCCTCGGTTGTCGCGAACGCACGTCAGATTCTCGAGGCCTACGGTCTCACCTATGACGATATTCAGGTGCAGTACCTGTCCTTCGGTGAGGCGTCCAATGCGCTCCGCGACGGAAACATAGACGCCGCCTTTGTCACGGCGGGCTTCCCGACGGCAGCTCTCCAGGATATCTCCTCACAGAATCAGATTCGCCTCCTCGCTGTCGATGCCGACAAGGCGGATGCGATGATCGCAAAGTATCCGTACTACACGAAGACCGTCATCCCGGCAAACACCTACGCAGGTGTCACGACGGACACGCCTGCCGTCTCCGTCATGGCGATGCTCGTAGCGACCGACAAACTCGACAAGTCGCTCAGCCGAGATATCACGAAGGCCCTCTTTGAAAACTTAGATGCGCTGCAGGCTGCGCACACGGCCGCCAAGGCAATCTCCAAGGAACACGCAAAGGACGGTCTGTCCATCGAGATGAGCGAAGGCGCTGCCGAATATCTTTCGAAGTAA
- a CDS encoding GNAT family N-acetyltransferase has translation MITYSEEKRFTQQAVQDLFLSVGWISGQYPSRLYKALRNSSTVLTAWDEERLVGLARVLDDSEMLAYMHYLLVHPDYQGQGIAGTLVEMVKEKYKDYLYLEIMPEESRNAAFYEKHAFRIMEDGVAMQICNFSEESLIK, from the coding sequence ATGATTACTTACAGTGAAGAGAAAAGATTTACACAACAAGCGGTACAGGATTTATTCCTGTCCGTCGGCTGGATATCCGGGCAATATCCTTCCCGCCTATATAAAGCCTTACGGAATTCCTCTACGGTATTGACGGCTTGGGACGAGGAACGGCTTGTAGGATTGGCGCGGGTTTTGGACGACAGCGAGATGCTCGCCTATATGCACTATCTCCTTGTCCACCCCGACTATCAGGGGCAGGGAATCGCCGGAACGCTCGTGGAAATGGTGAAGGAAAAGTACAAAGATTATCTGTATCTTGAAATCATGCCGGAAGAGAGCAGGAACGCCGCCTTTTATGAAAAGCACGCGTTCCGAATCATGGAGGACGGCGTGGCGATGCAGATTTGTAATTTCTCTGAGGAATCGCTGATAAAATGA